A single Crateriforma conspicua DNA region contains:
- a CDS encoding cysteine desulfurase family protein: protein MIYLDNNATTVTDPDAAKVVHDVLMQGPANASSQHSAGQRARGVLDDAIEHVGRLLGSDLTRPGGPRLVVTSGGTESNNTALRGIGDADRPLVVSCIEHPSVLSAAQKMQKAGRIVRYLPVDSDGVVRTDRLADLIGEGEDLAGLVSVMSANNETGVQQPIDEVAKICRWKNVPLHVDATQSIGKVPFTVHSSGAAAVTLSAHKFHGPPGIGGLWLDAGVRVDALMQGGEQQLASRPGTEPVALVAGMAKALENSLASLDKMSGNVAAIRDRLESEICRRTGATVIGGDSPRLPTTTCIAFPGVDRQSLLMALDMMGVACSSGSACSSGSSQPSYVLMAMGLDRSLVDSALRFGVSRFSTEKDAVLAAELISSAYQRLRSI, encoded by the coding sequence GTGATTTATCTGGATAACAATGCAACGACGGTGACCGATCCGGACGCCGCCAAAGTGGTTCATGACGTTTTGATGCAGGGGCCGGCCAACGCATCAAGCCAACACTCTGCGGGCCAGCGTGCCCGCGGCGTGTTGGACGATGCGATCGAACACGTCGGTCGCCTGCTGGGCAGTGATCTGACCCGACCCGGCGGTCCCCGATTGGTGGTCACCAGTGGCGGCACCGAATCGAACAATACCGCGCTGCGGGGCATCGGTGATGCGGATCGACCGCTGGTGGTCAGCTGTATCGAACACCCCAGCGTTTTGTCGGCGGCCCAAAAGATGCAAAAGGCCGGTCGAATCGTCCGGTACTTGCCCGTCGATTCCGATGGCGTCGTCCGTACCGATCGGCTGGCGGACCTGATCGGTGAGGGCGAGGACTTGGCGGGTCTGGTCAGCGTGATGTCGGCGAATAACGAAACCGGGGTTCAGCAGCCGATCGATGAAGTCGCGAAGATTTGTCGTTGGAAGAACGTCCCGCTGCACGTCGATGCGACCCAATCGATTGGCAAAGTCCCCTTCACCGTCCATTCCAGCGGTGCAGCGGCCGTCACCCTTTCGGCCCACAAATTTCACGGGCCTCCGGGAATCGGCGGCTTGTGGCTGGACGCGGGCGTCCGCGTCGATGCATTGATGCAGGGCGGCGAACAACAATTGGCCAGCCGACCGGGAACCGAGCCGGTCGCCCTGGTGGCCGGGATGGCCAAAGCACTGGAAAACAGTTTGGCATCGCTGGACAAGATGTCCGGCAACGTAGCGGCGATCCGCGACCGTTTGGAATCGGAAATTTGCCGTCGTACCGGTGCGACGGTCATCGGCGGCGATTCCCCCCGGCTGCCCACCACGACGTGCATCGCCTTTCCGGGCGTTGATCGCCAATCACTGTTGATGGCGCTGGACATGATGGGGGTCGCGTGCAGTTCGGGGTCCGCGTGCAGCAGCGGCAGCAGCCAACCCAGTTACGTGCTGATGGCCATGGGATTGGACCGATCGCTGGTGGATTCCGCGTTGCGTTTCGGGGTGTCCAGGTTTTCCACAGAAAAAGATGC